The Cryptomeria japonica chromosome 6, Sugi_1.0, whole genome shotgun sequence genomic interval GTGCATACaattttcttgagaatttttatCACCATATTCACGAGATTATGAAGAATAATAAGATTAATGGGACTATATTATTCTTGGGGTTTTGAAAGGGCTTTCAAGtgattttctttcattattgtTGGATTTCTCCTTATTTTATCATTTCTTATTTCTATTTAAATAAAGTCAAGTATTATTATATTGTACTTGTTGTGTTCTATATCACAATagattatatttttcatttttcattttttcaatattattaatatattggtTGTTGTGGTGTCATAAGCAAAAAATGAAGGTTTGATTGAGGCAAGCCCTTCAATAAACCACctattttttttcccttttcttttcatTACTCTTTAGTatttctttgaagaagaagcattattTGGTGATACAATTCCTAACTCCTCCCTTTGgtattttagttctttattttaaatataaagatGACTAGTTTTATTATCATTCATGTCATTTAGTATATATAATGTGTTCTATAATCTCACTATTTTcattatgtacatgtacatatgtttGTAGACATGACTATACTTTTTGTCATGTATTTGGACTATACACAAACATTCATTTTTAATTTCTATTGAAGaattttttaaacatttaattaattaatttattttaatttatattatttactcGAAAGTAATTTTTCaataatgtatttattttgttattgtattgaattttaaaaaaaaaaattctatgtaAAAAAATGctcattattttaataattattttatttcacatTAATAAATGGAATCCATATTATATATTCAGATGTaactttttaataattttatttacaaatataaaatatatttaaaatttgtacatttaaaaataaaaagaaattcttaaatatttttatttacatCATCATAACGTAAATAATAAGTCTCAAATAATAAGAAAAACAAATCGAATATTTATTaattccttttcaaattttgttattGTCGAGATTTCTCGAAAACACACTTTTCAAGACAAATCAAGTCTAATTTCAACGCGTAGTTGTTAAAGGTAGCGTAGCACTCGGGAATGATGGGTCGGCGATAATATTTTGACTATAAAAATGGGTGATGTTTACAGCTCAACAACTCCACTTTCCTGATCTATATAAtatcaataatataataataaaagatCACAGCAGATATACTTCCTCCATTTCTGAAATTCTGTaattgagagagaagaaaaatGGATTGGTGCCTGAAGAATCGCTCAGTGTTGAAGTGTTTGAAACGCTTTATTTTTGTTCTTGTTATGTTTTTTCTCTGCGATTTATTAGTTGCTGCTGGAGACACCCTCTCTGTGGGGGCTTCTCTGAGAGGAAGGCAGACCATCATTTCGAAGAATGGCACTTTTGAATTGGGATTTTTTAATCCAACTGGAACCAACAACTGGTATGTTGGTATCTGGTATGTCCGCATCCCTGACAAGACCATCATTTGGGTGGCTAACAGAGAAACTCCCATCACAGACATGCCCGGAGTTTTCACGCTCTCTTCAGCTGGTTATCTTGCTGTCTCTGATTTGCAAGGAAAGGTCATTTGGTCGAGTAATGATACTCAGGAAGCCAAGGCATCCAGTGCATCGATACTGGATACTGGTAATTTTGTTCTCTTAGGAGAACAAAACACTTCTGAGACTGTGTGGGAGAGTTTTTCACATCCCACAGATCATTTTATGCCTACCATGAAGCTTTGGAAAGGCATGAAAGTGATCTCTTGGAAGAGTTCGGTGGATCCAGCGCCTGGGCCCTTCTCTCTCCAGATGAATCCATCCCCAGGAAAGAAAGACTTTTTGCTGCAGTATAAAAATGGTGTTTCATATTACAGTTCGGGAGACTGGACTGGCAAATATTACTCCACCATGCCGCAAGCAGTATCTGATACCTCATTTGAGCAGGAATTGGTAGAGTTTTCTCCCACAAAACTCTACTACGCATATGATCTTACGCCCAAAGTTCGTTCGACGACCATGGTGAGGAATATTCTCAACAATAGGGGCGAGCTAACGGTCTACTATTTGATTAATAATAACTGGAGCCTGGTTTATTATTCACCTGTGTCAGATTGCGCTGTGTATGGTCTATGCGGAGCTTATGGAGTTTGTTCCAAGCAACAAAACATTCAGTCATGCAGCTGTATGGATGGCTTCAAGCCAAGAAACGCTACTCTCTGGCGTTCTCAGGAGTGGTGGTCAAGCGGTTGTGTTCGGCATAGTCCATTAAACTGCTCCTCAATCAATGGCACTGGCAGCAGCAGCACCACAGAGGGTTTCCTCCAAGTCACTGATAAGTCCTTGGCCGATCAAGAAGCTGTTCAATATACGCAAGTGTCGACTCTACAAGGATGCAAAACTGCTTGTCTCAACAATTGTTCCTGCACGGCCTTTGCTTTCACTGATTCAAATTCTGCTGTTTGTAAATTGTGGTTTGGCGATCTGTTAGGCATGCAGATTACTCCTGAAGGCCAGCCCTTCTTCATTCGATTGGCTGCTTCTGATGTTGCACAGTTTTCAGCTAACAGAGGAagaagaagcagcagcagagtagTTGCACTCTCCATTTCAATTCCTTTGGGCGTTGCTGTTTTGAGTAGTCTgttgattggagcatggtttttACAGCGCAGGCGTCGAACGCTGCTTGAGAAAGGCAAGTATGAAGACGCATCAAAATCGCTCATAACATTCACCTACAAGGAGATGAAAATTGCGACCAACAATTTCACCCATAAGTTGGGGAAAGGAGCATTTGGGTCTGTCTTCAAAGGTACTCTTCCAGACAATACACTTGTGGCCGTTAAAAGATTAGAGGGCTCCGCACAAGCAGAAAAGCAATTCCGTGCTGAAATAAGCACCATTGGAAACATACATCATGTGAATTTGGTGAGGCTCCGGGGATTCTGCGTAGAGGGATCTCAAAGAATGCTTGTTTATGAGTACATGGAAAATGGGTCCCTCAACTCTTTCTTGTCCTGCAAAGAAGACAAGGTATTAGATTGGAAAACCAGATTTGGAATCGCTTTGGGCACTGCAAGAGGGTTACTTTATCTCCACGAAGAATGCAGAGATCGCATCATCCATTGCGATATCAAGCCGGAAAATATTCTTCTAGACACAGATTTCTCTCCAAAAGTGGCTGATTTTGGTCTGGCAAAGCTTGTTGGCAGAGATTTCAGCAGAGTTTTGACAACAACAAGAGGAACGAGAGGGTATTTGGCTCCAGAGTGGCTCTTCGGCTTGCCAATAACAGTGAAGGTGGATGTGTACAGCTTCGGCATGACCCTGCTCGAAATAATCTCAGGCCGACGAAATAGTGATTTGACTGTGAAGGAATCTCAATACTACTTCCCGACGTGGGCAGCAACTGAAATTGACAAGGGAAACACGATTGGCATTGTGGATGAAAGGATTGCAAACGAGGCggatgttgaagaggtgagaagagCAGCTATGGTAAGCATTCTGTGCATTCAAAAGGATGAGAGTGAGAGGCCGAGCATGGCCCAAGTTGTTCGGATATTAGAAGGAAAATCAGAGGGTGAGGTGGAACCATATGAGAGGTCCCTGCAAGCGCTCGTCAATGATCATTCAGCAGAATAAAATTGAACCAGGGGAGGCCGTTGAATTGCCGAACTTTCCAACCATATACATATATGTCTAAGGTTTTTAGATTAGTAGTTAAAAAGTATTTTGTACAAATTTGTACGCTGTTATCTGCATATTTATATTTGTAAAGAAGTAAAGATAGTTATTTTACCTATTAGAGAAGGAGAGACTTCAGTTTGAATTTGTGTAAATATTTTTTTGAGATCTATGGTTTGATCATGTTTTAGAGGAAacattatatctatatatatatatatattttattttcatttatttcagACTCTATCTTAAAATATGTTATCTTTATACTTAATCTTATTATCTCTTAGTCTTATTATTCCGAGTGGATTAAAGTCATTCTAATTCATACTAGTTTTTCCATTATAGACTAGATTGTAGGAGTGATTCTTTCCCTATACATAATCATGTATACATGATCATGTCCATAATAGCACAACCTATTAGAGAAGGAGAGACTTTAGCTTGAACTTACGTAAAAAGTTTTTTGAGATCTATGGATTGATCATGTTTTAGAGGAAAAAATGTTTTTGTTCtctcattttcaattattttgcgcCCTTCTTAAAATATGTTATCTTAATAACACATTTATTTGAGGAATTCACTCAAATAATTCATGCAcgtccttgtctatgcttccacactcTACATACATGTCAATTAAAGAATATCCAACTACATTTGATAAactttctctatcctttatgcttttatGGATATCTATACCCTATTCCACTTTTCCTATTTTAGCATATGTTATGATCCTAATATCATATATTCTTAAGTATAATAAGTTAAGTACTTGTATTATGCTTACCCTTAACATAAATATTAGTTAAAGCACTAGTTCCTCTTAAATAAGACGAAGGGGTATGTCCCTACATAGTTAAGCCTAAAAATAAGGAAGATAAGTCTCTTCCATATCATCATATCGTCAAATATTGAATTCATAAATTATAATATGATTATTGTCTAGAAGTCATCCCCTTGAAGTGATTTCCTATATTTCTGATTtttataaatatttccaagaaatatcataacaagtggtattagagctacgATTTGGGTTAACATTTTTGTTTCCCCCATAACATTCAAACTTGTACAAATTTGGATTtgactttttttttggttttgaggTATATAATAGATTAGCTCTCAAAATAATATTTATACTTTGGACATAAGTTTTCCAAAGGttaatgatattttatttttcatcaattttctctaTAAgttgcattttttcaaaaaaaaataacattacatttttggaaagattttaaaaaattagatAGGGTTAAAATACTTTCTTACCctaacaaatatcaaaacaaaaaaataattaaatccaTGCCATCTTTAAAATTAGAGAAAATTTTCTCCACACACAAAATATAATGAACCATTTTATTTTCCACTACCTAAAATTGAGAAAATAATTCCATAAGTACATGAaacaaagattcatttaattaaagataaattgtttgacCCATTCATAaaatatttcaatgagggtttaGATAAGTTTACAAagaaattttataaaaattaaagtCCCAAAGAAACCACCATGGTGCATACAAACCTAATAAAACATTTCAATTAGGGAATATGAGAAACTTTTTAAGGTCAAGATTCATACCTAACAATAATAAAAATTTGCAAATTTGACCGTAGAAATGTAATTTTATGGATAACTCACAAAACACCAATTTAAACTTCAGAATATACCAAATAATGTCATGGTTGATATAGCTTTACAATATTTAGAATTAGGAGCTTACCAACGGTACCAATGGAAGATGAGGGATagacaaggaaaatattcaattGGAAAGAATTTAGTAAAGAATTAGAAACCATATATGAACAAGCATGCATTGGAAGATATTTTATTGAACTAAAAAATTTAAATTACGTATGGTCTATACTTATAGCTGAATATAATGCTATGCATTTGAGATTAGCATTTTGAGCTCCTAAGGTGACACCTTACCAAAGGGTACAATTGTACCATTAATGGACTTAAGGATCAAATTCAACAAAATGATATTTTTTGGGAACCTTGCATAGTTAGGAAAGATATGCAATAAGGTGTCTCGTCTCAGTTCGCCCCTTCCtggccccaacttggcaataaaagtaagcccaaggtaaggcaggttgggTCACTGGATTGGGTCATGGGGATACCCCTGGCGtactgaaaagaaaagaaaagaattgaaTATTGATAAACAAAACACCAccaaaggtaaaaaaaaaaagagtaattgACAAAAATGTGATTAATCCTACCAGcaaaaatatggaaaaattatttaaCTTAAGTGAAAGTAGTAAGCTAACTCATCAATAAGAGATATAGAAAAGAGACAAAATCATATGTTTGAATTGTGATCTAGTGAAGGTTTAAGGAGTCATAAGTGTTCTAATAGTGAGAAAATAAATGAGGTTGAATAAGGGGAATAAATACTTGTAAAATGACCATATATAAAGCTTAAGAATGAGGATTCCAAGGAATAAAAAAGCGTTTCTATCTTCCTACATTCATTGAATGGGATAATTACACCAGATACACTCAAATTAAttggtaaaattaaaaatcaaaatgtgaaagTGTTGGTTGATATTGGTAGCAAACAAAACCTTATTGATAGAAGGTTATCTTGTGAgctcaattattttatttatccaatctttgATTTTCAAGTCATGATAGTAGATGAAACATAAATCTCTTGTGGTtgtaaattaaatcaaattaaaatcTCAATGGGAAATTATCAATTAGATTTAGAAAAGATTTTTATCCCTATTAGGAgtgtggatgctattttgggtgtACATGGCTTAAACAATTAGGAACACTGTATTTTAATTTTCAAGACTTATCCACGTCTCTTAGGTAAAAtaagaaaaaatacaaaattttgggaataaaaTCACCACGGAGTGAAATCATTAGCTCATATAGGATGGCTAAATTACTCAAGAAAGGTTCTTATAATATAGGGACACATTTACATTTTAGAGAAGCATAGACGTATAACTCAAGATCAACCAAAAATTCAAGAGATTATTCAACACCATCAATAATTATTTAAAGAATCAAAGGTTGTAACTCTATTTAGAGGCCATAATCATGAAATTAAATTAATACTAAGAAGAATTATTCATCCCAATAAAAGTTCCTATTTATCCCCTATTCTTATGCTTTAGAAGAGGGATGATCCATTGAGAATATTCTCACATTATTGTTACTCTATTTTGTCCTTAGTCCAAAATAGCCTTAATTAGGTCATCATTCCATTTTATAAGTCTTTAAGGGGGTCTTAGATAATCTTTAATCTCAAGCCATTAGTGAATAAAGTCACACGTTTTTTAAGTTTTCTCTAAGGTAAAAATCCATAATAAGGTTGTTTGTCTATATTTCAAGTCTATAAATTATGGTTTAAACAATTTAGGGAGATTAATAACATTCATTAGTCCAAAATAGCCTTAATTAGGTCATCGTGTCATTTTACAAGTCTTTGAGGAGGTCTTAGGACATGTTTAGTCTCAAGTCATTGGTTAATAGAGTCACAAGTCTTTGAAGTTTTCTCTAAGGTTAAAAGACACAATAAGGTTGTTTTTCTATATTTCAAGTTTATAAATTATTCTTCCTACATTGATCTTAAATTGGCTCTCTCTAAGGGTTGCAGGAAGGTCTAGATTGAAGGTGATTCTCTAAACATTACCAACTGTCTGAAGGGAATCGAAATACCTAGTTGAACCATCCAAGGGTTGATTGTGTATTGTTTGGAAATCATTAACACCTTGGATGAATGTTTTATCTCCCATATATAtaggggttagtgcaggatcatggggggccaaaaagtagcgatgtgaaaaaaatagcccttctccactcgcctaaaaacacaaaaatccatgttgactttttgcttggcctgggtgtcagtacaccttggcatggtaaacacctaagcaaataagatatcagataaaatcggatatccgactTTTATAggcaattttaaattaaaaaataaattatataatatataatgtaataaaataatatattatatattacatattatataatatataatatattattatattatattatatattgtataatacataatatataatataatattagattataaaatattatattatattatataatatataattatataatatattattatattatataatattatattatataatattatataatataataatatattatattatataataatatattatataatataataatatattatataatataataatatattatataatataataatatattatataatataataatatattatattatataatataatattatataatataataatatattatattatataatataatattatataatataataatatattatatgatataataatatataatatatataatataataatatataataatatattatataatatatataatataataatatataataatatattatataatatatataatataatatatataatataataatatattatataatataatataatattttataatctaatattatattatatattatgtattatataatatatataatatattattatataatacatattatataatataataatatataataatatattattatataatacgtattatataatataatattatataatattatataatattatattatataatattatataatattatataatatataatataatattacataatatataatataatattatataatatataatagaatattatataatagataatatattattatataatacgtattatataatataataatatattatataatatattattatattatataatatattataatattatataatataatgttattttaaaataatttaagtataacaatcggatatccgattttctgagacaatataaatgGACTGTGCAACCCGTGAGCTATTTTTAACCCACGGGTTGTGCAATTTTTTAGAATCCGATATTCGGTTGGGCCCGATATCCGGTTGTttgacccaaatttgctaaaaaaatacattaaaaggtaggatttttattattttcaatcattttcattcaatttttgtatttttttttaatgtttatttattttttcattta includes:
- the LOC131080077 gene encoding G-type lectin S-receptor-like serine/threonine-protein kinase At2g19130; its protein translation is MDWCLKNRSVLKCLKRFIFVLVMFFLCDLLVAAGDTLSVGASLRGRQTIISKNGTFELGFFNPTGTNNWYVGIWYVRIPDKTIIWVANRETPITDMPGVFTLSSAGYLAVSDLQGKVIWSSNDTQEAKASSASILDTGNFVLLGEQNTSETVWESFSHPTDHFMPTMKLWKGMKVISWKSSVDPAPGPFSLQMNPSPGKKDFLLQYKNGVSYYSSGDWTGKYYSTMPQAVSDTSFEQELVEFSPTKLYYAYDLTPKVRSTTMVRNILNNRGELTVYYLINNNWSLVYYSPVSDCAVYGLCGAYGVCSKQQNIQSCSCMDGFKPRNATLWRSQEWWSSGCVRHSPLNCSSINGTGSSSTTEGFLQVTDKSLADQEAVQYTQVSTLQGCKTACLNNCSCTAFAFTDSNSAVCKLWFGDLLGMQITPEGQPFFIRLAASDVAQFSANRGRRSSSRVVALSISIPLGVAVLSSLLIGAWFLQRRRRTLLEKGKYEDASKSLITFTYKEMKIATNNFTHKLGKGAFGSVFKGTLPDNTLVAVKRLEGSAQAEKQFRAEISTIGNIHHVNLVRLRGFCVEGSQRMLVYEYMENGSLNSFLSCKEDKVLDWKTRFGIALGTARGLLYLHEECRDRIIHCDIKPENILLDTDFSPKVADFGLAKLVGRDFSRVLTTTRGTRGYLAPEWLFGLPITVKVDVYSFGMTLLEIISGRRNSDLTVKESQYYFPTWAATEIDKGNTIGIVDERIANEADVEEVRRAAMVSILCIQKDESERPSMAQVVRILEGKSEGEVEPYERSLQALVNDHSAE